Proteins from a single region of Phycisphaeraceae bacterium D3-23:
- a CDS encoding DinB family protein — protein MNEAALMSDLTGFPAVLSAAVAGLSDAQFRWKPASGAYSILEVVCHLADEEVEDFALRLRLTLEDPTQDWPKIDPANWAQLRKHNEQDPAESLARFTKSRADNMLWLASIRPIDWETTHPHPLGDLKAADLFASWAAHDWLHLRQITKRRYELCTTAGSPYDALYAGEWSA, from the coding sequence ATGAACGAAGCCGCCCTGATGTCGGACCTAACTGGTTTCCCCGCCGTGCTCAGCGCCGCCGTCGCGGGATTGAGTGACGCGCAGTTCCGCTGGAAGCCCGCCTCGGGCGCGTACTCGATCCTTGAAGTCGTCTGCCACCTCGCCGACGAAGAAGTCGAAGACTTCGCGCTGCGCCTCCGGCTGACCCTCGAAGACCCCACCCAGGACTGGCCCAAGATCGACCCCGCCAACTGGGCCCAGCTCCGCAAGCACAACGAGCAAGACCCCGCGGAGTCGCTCGCGCGCTTCACGAAATCACGGGCCGACAACATGCTCTGGCTGGCGTCCATCCGCCCGATCGACTGGGAAACCACCCACCCGCACCCGCTGGGCGACCTCAAGGCCGCCGACCTCTTCGCCAGCTGGGCCGCCCACGACTGGCTCCACCTCCGCCAAATCACGAAGCGCCGCTACGAGCTCTGCACAACCGCCGGCTCGCCTTACGATGCGCTCTACGCGGGGGAATGGTCGGCTTGA
- a CDS encoding TlpA disulfide reductase family protein, giving the protein MLKPAFKATLAVACRTLVAAALLASPAFAGEFPDEWFFTENNGERSNDHTNFEGSAAPELTVTDWVNGELTREDMEGHIVVIDFWATWCGPCIASIPHNNEVMHTYAEEGVRFVAICASGDPGQMPGILEQHGAEYPSAFVDGDQVNTDWPIAFFPTYAVVDATGTVRAIGLKPDAIEQVVDALLEEQADNTGRARIPRGWLEGDENSRDRLSKLEDNADTPPALEVDQWVNAGDEGLTPDDLEGKVVLLSFGATWAAPWLNTIEELNALHETYSDQGLVVIGVCATLEGFALANVAEEYDIAFPACVDVDNRTNRAYGPNGFPDYYLLDKHGHLRIADLNHDNVEEAIQALLAEEVELDEPDDTEEEGGEEEGDADDEGEDDAAE; this is encoded by the coding sequence ATGCTAAAGCCAGCATTCAAAGCCACGCTCGCCGTCGCCTGCCGCACACTCGTCGCCGCCGCGCTCCTCGCGTCGCCCGCCTTCGCCGGCGAGTTCCCCGACGAGTGGTTCTTCACCGAGAACAACGGCGAACGCTCCAACGACCACACCAACTTCGAGGGCAGCGCCGCGCCCGAGCTCACCGTCACCGACTGGGTCAACGGCGAACTCACGCGCGAAGACATGGAAGGCCACATCGTCGTCATCGACTTCTGGGCGACCTGGTGCGGCCCCTGCATCGCCTCCATCCCGCACAACAACGAAGTCATGCACACCTACGCCGAAGAGGGCGTCCGGTTCGTCGCCATCTGCGCCAGCGGCGACCCGGGCCAGATGCCCGGCATCCTCGAACAACACGGCGCCGAGTACCCCTCCGCCTTCGTCGACGGCGACCAGGTCAACACCGACTGGCCCATCGCCTTCTTCCCGACCTACGCCGTCGTCGACGCGACCGGCACCGTCCGCGCGATCGGCCTCAAGCCCGACGCTATCGAGCAGGTTGTCGACGCGCTGCTCGAAGAACAGGCCGACAACACCGGCCGGGCCCGCATCCCGCGCGGCTGGCTCGAAGGCGACGAGAACTCACGCGACCGCCTGAGCAAGCTCGAAGACAACGCCGACACGCCCCCGGCCCTCGAAGTCGACCAGTGGGTCAACGCCGGCGACGAAGGCCTCACCCCCGACGACCTCGAAGGCAAAGTCGTCCTCCTCTCCTTCGGCGCGACCTGGGCCGCCCCCTGGCTCAACACGATCGAAGAGCTCAACGCCCTGCATGAAACCTACAGCGACCAAGGCCTCGTCGTCATCGGCGTCTGCGCCACGCTCGAAGGTTTCGCGCTCGCCAACGTCGCCGAGGAATACGACATCGCCTTCCCCGCCTGCGTCGATGTCGACAACCGTACCAACCGCGCCTACGGCCCCAACGGCTTCCCCGACTACTACCTGCTCGACAAGCACGGCCACCTCCGCATCGCCGACCTGAACCACGACAACGTCGAAGAGGCCATCCAGGCGCTCTTGGCCGAAGAAGTCGAACTCGACGAGCCCGACGACACCGAGGAAGAGGGCGGCGAAGAAGAGGGCGACGCCGACGACGAAGGCGAAGACGACGCGGCCGAGTAA
- a CDS encoding MBL fold metallo-hydrolase, with amino-acid sequence MLDMCLELLFLGTGTSTGVPMIGCRCGVCTSDDPRDTRSRASVLVRYPRPADAPPPDRLSDEGRRLLGTAGSASSSADPAHGRDGPPDRVNILVDVTPDIRSQSLREALDWLDAVMLTHAHADHTMGIDDLRRYNAIMDAPLDIYAEPGVHEQLGQAFGYIFNPSRNGKESFIANLLPFPVAVHDPIALHGAAWTPIRLMHGRLPIVGYRVDWDGRSIAYCTDVSTIPPETWPMLEGLDVFVVDGLRYRHHPTHMTIDRAIEVCEQVGATRSFLTHMSHDVSHAAQQATMPQGVALAHDGLCVSVGADRAVAVAQ; translated from the coding sequence ATGCTCGACATGTGTTTGGAACTGCTTTTTCTCGGGACGGGGACGAGCACGGGCGTGCCGATGATCGGCTGCCGGTGCGGGGTGTGTACGTCCGACGACCCGCGCGACACGCGGAGCCGGGCCAGCGTGCTGGTGCGCTACCCCCGCCCCGCCGACGCCCCCCCGCCCGACCGGCTGAGCGATGAGGGCCGACGCCTGCTCGGCACGGCCGGGTCCGCCTCGAGCAGCGCCGACCCCGCGCACGGCCGCGACGGCCCGCCCGACCGGGTCAACATCCTCGTCGACGTCACGCCCGACATCCGCAGCCAATCCCTACGCGAAGCGTTGGACTGGCTCGACGCGGTGATGCTCACCCATGCGCACGCGGACCACACGATGGGGATCGACGACCTGCGTCGGTACAACGCGATCATGGATGCGCCGCTGGACATCTATGCCGAGCCGGGCGTACACGAGCAGCTTGGCCAGGCGTTCGGCTACATCTTCAACCCGTCGCGCAACGGCAAAGAGTCGTTCATCGCGAACCTCTTGCCGTTTCCGGTCGCGGTGCATGACCCCATCGCGCTGCACGGCGCGGCGTGGACCCCGATCCGTTTGATGCACGGCCGACTGCCGATCGTCGGCTACCGTGTCGATTGGGACGGCCGATCGATCGCATACTGCACCGATGTCTCGACGATCCCGCCCGAGACCTGGCCGATGCTTGAGGGGCTTGACGTGTTTGTCGTTGATGGCTTGCGGTATCGCCACCACCCGACGCATATGACGATCGACCGGGCGATCGAGGTGTGTGAGCAGGTCGGCGCGACGCGAAGTTTCCTGACGCACATGTCGCACGATGTGAGCCACGCGGCGCAGCAAGCGACGATGCCCCAGGGCGTGGCGCTGGCGCATGACGGGCTATGCGTTTCGGTGGGCGCGGACCGCGCGGTGGCGGTTGCCCAATAG
- a CDS encoding PQQ-binding-like beta-propeller repeat protein gives MLFSAAPAFAQGDEPVADNWPMRSHDARRTGRSGNNGPRAVGHVWTYTANDGVVINIEAAVDEHGVYFGTWGVMRGRGQDREKWDKFDGRIYGLDPATGLPLWDPLHPGFNPYAYRFDGREPGPQDRPAGAGRHWSFYNGTIEGTPCLDPTGNVMYVGRGDGKLYCVDRRRGENRWVFTTLDPARPDDPEGGGEIVGGPLITDSGLILFATWAAPHRPDPPRLVRHETNAVYAVGRRGQMRWRYPEEGTLEQVFSAPVAVSVDQATCYAVTALPSREVPCELLALNTETGELKWRLELERWGGIDLAVGIDGVVYIAGVLEGRRGATPIAAAVVDHGDRGEVKWGPTMLEGERPATHWAGGIALLEAQGTVGMLYVSTTALRDVNAPGGMLHRLNPQTGETFVSWDPSDAEPACLGGLTDVTVDASGIVYVGVRGQWETLVKKETPGRMYALVPRDGRFDVLWSHEVAGQIDWASPAIGPDGGLYFGSSDALRGLGFLVTRQPHEDVSDADPVFYGVHE, from the coding sequence ATGTTGTTCAGCGCAGCGCCCGCATTCGCCCAAGGCGATGAGCCCGTCGCCGACAACTGGCCGATGCGCAGCCATGACGCGCGGCGTACCGGCCGATCGGGCAACAACGGCCCGCGCGCCGTCGGCCACGTTTGGACGTACACCGCCAACGACGGCGTCGTCATCAACATCGAGGCCGCCGTCGATGAACACGGCGTGTACTTCGGCACGTGGGGCGTCATGCGCGGCCGGGGGCAAGACCGCGAGAAGTGGGACAAGTTCGACGGCCGCATCTACGGTCTCGACCCCGCAACGGGCCTGCCGCTGTGGGACCCGCTGCACCCGGGCTTCAATCCGTACGCCTACCGCTTCGACGGCCGCGAGCCCGGGCCGCAAGATCGGCCCGCCGGGGCAGGACGGCACTGGAGTTTCTATAACGGCACGATCGAAGGCACGCCGTGCCTCGACCCCACAGGCAACGTGATGTACGTCGGCCGGGGGGATGGCAAGCTCTACTGCGTCGACCGCAGGCGCGGCGAGAACCGCTGGGTGTTCACGACGCTTGACCCCGCGCGGCCCGACGACCCCGAGGGCGGCGGCGAGATCGTCGGCGGGCCGCTCATCACCGACAGCGGGCTCATCCTCTTTGCGACCTGGGCCGCGCCGCACCGCCCCGACCCGCCGCGCCTCGTGCGTCACGAAACCAATGCGGTGTACGCGGTGGGGCGGCGCGGGCAGATGCGCTGGCGCTACCCGGAGGAGGGGACGCTCGAACAGGTCTTCAGCGCGCCCGTCGCGGTGTCGGTGGATCAAGCGACGTGCTACGCCGTGACCGCGTTGCCGTCGCGCGAAGTGCCATGTGAGTTGTTGGCGCTCAACACGGAGACGGGCGAACTCAAGTGGCGACTCGAATTGGAGCGGTGGGGCGGCATCGACCTGGCGGTGGGGATCGACGGCGTGGTCTACATCGCGGGGGTGCTGGAGGGCCGGCGGGGGGCGACGCCGATCGCCGCGGCGGTGGTCGACCACGGCGACCGGGGCGAAGTCAAGTGGGGGCCGACGATGCTCGAGGGCGAGCGGCCCGCGACGCACTGGGCGGGCGGCATCGCGCTGCTCGAAGCTCAGGGCACGGTCGGCATGCTCTACGTGAGCACGACCGCGCTGCGCGATGTCAACGCGCCCGGCGGGATGCTGCACCGCCTCAACCCGCAGACCGGCGAGACGTTTGTGTCGTGGGACCCGAGCGACGCCGAGCCCGCGTGCCTCGGCGGGCTGACGGACGTCACGGTCGATGCCAGCGGGATTGTCTATGTCGGCGTCCGGGGCCAGTGGGAAACCTTGGTGAAGAAAGAAACGCCCGGCCGGATGTATGCGCTGGTCCCGCGCGACGGCCGGTTCGACGTGCTGTGGTCCCATGAGGTCGCCGGCCAGATCGACTGGGCCAGCCCCGCGATCGGCCCCGACGGCGGGCTGTACTTCGGCTCATCGGATGCGCTGCGCGGCCTGGGCTTCCTCGTTACGCGCCAGCCCCACGAAGATGTCTCCGACGCGGACCCGGTGTTTTACGGGGTCCACGAGTAG
- the ylqF gene encoding ribosome biogenesis GTPase YlqF, translated as MAINWFPGHMHKTRQQLAAMMPKTDVVIEVLDARLPDSSRNPLLDELRRNVQGKGENGTPGTVPCITLLNKHDLADPVVTRAWRDAFEQQRGVKTLTLIATDPGAVKDLPKMIRRFAKQRVKKEQKVRVMVVGIPNAGKSTIINALRGKKVANVGDEPAVTRGRQEIDLKNGIVLTDTPGILWPKFEDPLVGYRLAVSGAIKDTAIDYDDVAVFAARWLAAQYPDALKMRYKLDALPDEPVALLEAIGRKRGCLVGGGEVELNRAGELLLREMRAGKLGRVSLEKPETVGVEPGEEVGQDADAGTEEGTGGRPPSAGA; from the coding sequence ATGGCAATCAACTGGTTCCCCGGCCACATGCACAAGACGCGGCAGCAGCTGGCCGCGATGATGCCCAAGACGGACGTCGTCATCGAGGTGCTCGATGCGCGGCTGCCCGACTCGTCGCGTAACCCGCTGCTCGACGAGCTTCGCCGCAACGTGCAGGGCAAGGGCGAGAACGGCACGCCGGGGACCGTGCCCTGCATCACGCTGCTCAACAAGCACGACCTGGCCGACCCGGTGGTGACGCGGGCGTGGCGGGATGCGTTCGAGCAGCAGCGGGGGGTGAAGACGCTGACGCTGATCGCGACGGACCCGGGCGCGGTGAAGGACCTGCCCAAGATGATCCGCCGGTTCGCGAAGCAGCGGGTGAAGAAGGAGCAGAAGGTGCGTGTGATGGTGGTGGGGATCCCGAACGCGGGGAAGTCCACGATCATCAATGCGCTGCGTGGGAAGAAGGTTGCGAACGTGGGCGACGAGCCGGCGGTGACGCGCGGGCGGCAGGAGATCGATCTGAAAAATGGGATCGTGCTCACCGATACGCCGGGCATCCTCTGGCCCAAGTTCGAGGACCCACTGGTGGGCTACCGGCTCGCGGTGAGTGGGGCGATCAAGGACACGGCGATCGACTACGACGACGTGGCGGTTTTTGCCGCGCGCTGGCTTGCGGCGCAGTACCCCGATGCGCTCAAGATGCGGTACAAGCTGGACGCGCTGCCCGACGAGCCGGTCGCGCTGCTCGAAGCGATCGGGCGGAAGCGGGGCTGCCTGGTCGGCGGGGGGGAGGTCGAACTGAACCGCGCGGGCGAGCTGCTGCTGCGCGAGATGCGGGCGGGCAAACTGGGGCGGGTAAGTCTGGAGAAGCCAGAGACGGTGGGGGTTGAGCCGGGGGAGGAAGTGGGCCAGGATGCTGATGCGGGGACTGAAGAAGGCACGGGCGGCAGACCGCCCTCCGCCGGTGCGTAG